A stretch of the Papaver somniferum cultivar HN1 chromosome 6, ASM357369v1, whole genome shotgun sequence genome encodes the following:
- the LOC113287830 gene encoding cysteine-rich receptor-like protein kinase 10 isoform X2, giving the protein MDCFNLSIPILYLFFLSSTLIQFTTAQPTYSYHFCLGSNYTNNSTFQKNLNLLLTSISSANTSVVRNGYYNATVGKTPDSVYGSLQCRGDISSEDCQSCAKTAAKDIITDERCPISRQAIIWYDECMLRYSNQYYFNSMQDSPGVYLSNVNNVTDPDKFNPILADLLNDLVSKAISSGSLNFAAGDASFTSFQKVYGLVQCTVDISSSNCNRCLLGAISELPNCCDGKQGGRVIRPSCNFRYELYPFAQSVTPSPPPLSPPRVPASPPPSSTTTPSPNGEKSSKLAIIISIPSVIGALAAITLFWVFRFRRKKHRTRRLDVVDDEIQSAESLQLNFRTVSAATDNFAEVNKLGEGGFGCVYKGTLADGQKIAVKRLSQHSGQGEQEFKNEVVLVAKLQHRNLARLLGFCLDGEEKLLIYEFMPNASLDQFLFDPVKRTYLDWETRYKIIGGIARGLLYLHEDSRLKIIHRDLKASNILLDADMNPKISDFGMARLFVVDQTQANTNRIVGTYGYMSPEYAMHGQFSVKSDVFSFGVLILEILSGKKSNCFYEPGGAQDLLSYL; this is encoded by the exons ATGGATTGTTTTAATCTGTCCATCCCCATCTTGtacttgttttttctttctaGCACACTGATACAGTTCACAACAGCACAACCAACGTATTCTTATCATTTTTGTTTAGGAAGTAATTATACTAATAACAGTACATTCCAAAAGAACCTCAATCTTCTACTTACTTCTATTTCATCAGCCAACACTTCAGTAGTAAGAAATGGATACTATAACGCCACAGTCGGGAAAACCCCGGATTCAGTTTATGGGTCTTTACAGTGTAGAGGTGATATTTCATCGGAAGATTGTCAGAGTTGTGCTAAAACAGCAGCTAAAGATATTATTACAGATGAGAGATGTCCAATTTCTAGACAGGCAATTATTTGGTATGATGAATGTATGTTAAGGTATTCAAATCAGTATTACTTCAATTCAATGCAAGATAGTCCAGGAGTTTATTTGTCGAATGTTAACAACGTTACCGATCCAGATAAGTTTAATCCGATTTTGGCTGATTTATTGAATGATTTAGTAAGTAAAGCTATTTCTAGTGGTTCCCTAAATTTTGCTGCCGGGGATGCAAGTTTTACTAGTTTCCAGAAAGTTTATGGATTAGTACAATGCACTGTTGATATATCTTCGAGTAATTGCAATCGATGTCTCCTTGGAGCTATCTCTGAATTACCAAATTGTTGTGATGGGAAACAAGGTGGAAGGGTTATTAGACCAAGTTGTAATTTTAGATACGAATTATATCCTTTCGCTCAATCGGTTACTCCATCGCCACCTCCGTTATCTCCTCCTCGCGTACCAGCATCACCCCCACCTTCGTCTACGACGACCCCAAGCC CAAATGGGGAGAAATCATCCAAACTTGCTATCATTATATCCATTCCTTCCGTAATTGGGGCACTTGCTGCCATCACTTTGTTTTGGGTCTTCCGTTTCCGTAGAAAGAAACATAGGACAAGGAGATTAGATG TTGTCGATGACGAGATCCAAAGTGCAGAATCCTTGCAATTAAATTTTCGTACAGTAAGTGCTGCAACGGACAATTTCGCAGAAGTTAATAAACTTGGAGAAGGTGGATTCGGCTGTGTATATAAG GGTACACTTGCAGACGGGCAAAAAATCGCTGTGAAGAGGCTGTCACAACACTCGGGCCAAGGGGAACAGGAATTCAAGAATGAGGTTGTATTGGTAGCTAAGCTTCAGCACAGAAATCTTGCAAGGCTTCTTGGCTTCTGTCTGGATGGAGAAGAAAAACTGCTCATCTATGAATTTATGCCCAATGCAAGTCTTGATCAGTTCCTGTTCG ATCCCGTTAAGCGTACATATTTGGATTGGGAAACGCGATACAAGATTATAGGAGGGATCGCAAGAGGTCTTCTCTATCTACATGAGGATTCTCGCCTTAAAATCATTCATCGAGATTTGAAAGCTAGCAATATACTATTAGATGCAGATATGAATCCTAAAATTTCAGATTTTGGCATGGCGAGGCTTTTTGTGGTGGACCAAACTCAGGCGAACACAAATAGAATAGTTGGAACATA TGGATATATGTCCCCGGAGTATGCAATGCATGGGCAGTTCTCTGTGAAATCAGATGTTTTTAGTTTCGGTGTCCTAATTCTAGAGATTCTCAGCGGGAAGAAGAGTAACTGTTTCTATGAGCCAGGGGGTGCTCAAGATCTTCTTAGCTAT CTTTAG
- the LOC113287830 gene encoding cysteine-rich receptor-like protein kinase 10 isoform X1 — protein MDCFNLSIPILYLFFLSSTLIQFTTAQPTYSYHFCLGSNYTNNSTFQKNLNLLLTSISSANTSVVRNGYYNATVGKTPDSVYGSLQCRGDISSEDCQSCAKTAAKDIITDERCPISRQAIIWYDECMLRYSNQYYFNSMQDSPGVYLSNVNNVTDPDKFNPILADLLNDLVSKAISSGSLNFAAGDASFTSFQKVYGLVQCTVDISSSNCNRCLLGAISELPNCCDGKQGGRVIRPSCNFRYELYPFAQSVTPSPPPLSPPRVPASPPPSSTTTPSPNGEKSSKLAIIISIPSVIGALAAITLFWVFRFRRKKHRTRRLDVVDDEIQSAESLQLNFRTVSAATDNFAEVNKLGEGGFGCVYKGTLADGQKIAVKRLSQHSGQGEQEFKNEVVLVAKLQHRNLARLLGFCLDGEEKLLIYEFMPNASLDQFLFDPVKRTYLDWETRYKIIGGIARGLLYLHEDSRLKIIHRDLKASNILLDADMNPKISDFGMARLFVVDQTQANTNRIVGTYGYMSPEYAMHGQFSVKSDVFSFGVLILEILSGKKSNCFYEPGGAQDLLSYAWTHWKNESALELLDPTLKDTCSKSEAMRCIHIGLLCAQDNVADRPTMATVVLMLNSYSMGLDLPSAPAFFSDGARHTKTGTAPIFRESEEQVILKDESRSDSAAWSVNENSITELYPR, from the exons ATGGATTGTTTTAATCTGTCCATCCCCATCTTGtacttgttttttctttctaGCACACTGATACAGTTCACAACAGCACAACCAACGTATTCTTATCATTTTTGTTTAGGAAGTAATTATACTAATAACAGTACATTCCAAAAGAACCTCAATCTTCTACTTACTTCTATTTCATCAGCCAACACTTCAGTAGTAAGAAATGGATACTATAACGCCACAGTCGGGAAAACCCCGGATTCAGTTTATGGGTCTTTACAGTGTAGAGGTGATATTTCATCGGAAGATTGTCAGAGTTGTGCTAAAACAGCAGCTAAAGATATTATTACAGATGAGAGATGTCCAATTTCTAGACAGGCAATTATTTGGTATGATGAATGTATGTTAAGGTATTCAAATCAGTATTACTTCAATTCAATGCAAGATAGTCCAGGAGTTTATTTGTCGAATGTTAACAACGTTACCGATCCAGATAAGTTTAATCCGATTTTGGCTGATTTATTGAATGATTTAGTAAGTAAAGCTATTTCTAGTGGTTCCCTAAATTTTGCTGCCGGGGATGCAAGTTTTACTAGTTTCCAGAAAGTTTATGGATTAGTACAATGCACTGTTGATATATCTTCGAGTAATTGCAATCGATGTCTCCTTGGAGCTATCTCTGAATTACCAAATTGTTGTGATGGGAAACAAGGTGGAAGGGTTATTAGACCAAGTTGTAATTTTAGATACGAATTATATCCTTTCGCTCAATCGGTTACTCCATCGCCACCTCCGTTATCTCCTCCTCGCGTACCAGCATCACCCCCACCTTCGTCTACGACGACCCCAAGCC CAAATGGGGAGAAATCATCCAAACTTGCTATCATTATATCCATTCCTTCCGTAATTGGGGCACTTGCTGCCATCACTTTGTTTTGGGTCTTCCGTTTCCGTAGAAAGAAACATAGGACAAGGAGATTAGATG TTGTCGATGACGAGATCCAAAGTGCAGAATCCTTGCAATTAAATTTTCGTACAGTAAGTGCTGCAACGGACAATTTCGCAGAAGTTAATAAACTTGGAGAAGGTGGATTCGGCTGTGTATATAAG GGTACACTTGCAGACGGGCAAAAAATCGCTGTGAAGAGGCTGTCACAACACTCGGGCCAAGGGGAACAGGAATTCAAGAATGAGGTTGTATTGGTAGCTAAGCTTCAGCACAGAAATCTTGCAAGGCTTCTTGGCTTCTGTCTGGATGGAGAAGAAAAACTGCTCATCTATGAATTTATGCCCAATGCAAGTCTTGATCAGTTCCTGTTCG ATCCCGTTAAGCGTACATATTTGGATTGGGAAACGCGATACAAGATTATAGGAGGGATCGCAAGAGGTCTTCTCTATCTACATGAGGATTCTCGCCTTAAAATCATTCATCGAGATTTGAAAGCTAGCAATATACTATTAGATGCAGATATGAATCCTAAAATTTCAGATTTTGGCATGGCGAGGCTTTTTGTGGTGGACCAAACTCAGGCGAACACAAATAGAATAGTTGGAACATA TGGATATATGTCCCCGGAGTATGCAATGCATGGGCAGTTCTCTGTGAAATCAGATGTTTTTAGTTTCGGTGTCCTAATTCTAGAGATTCTCAGCGGGAAGAAGAGTAACTGTTTCTATGAGCCAGGGGGTGCTCAAGATCTTCTTAGCTAT GCATGGACGCATTGGAAAAATGAATCAGCTTTAGAATTGTTAGATCCAACTTTGAAAGATACATGTTCGAAAAGTGAAGCAATGAGATGCATTCATATTGGATTATTATGTGCGCAAGATAATGTTGCAGATAGACCCACCATGGCAACAGTCGTCTTAATGCTCAACAGCTACTCTATGGGTCTAGATTTACCTTCTGCACCTGCATTTTTCTCAGATGGTGCTAGACATACAAAGACTGGTACTGCACCCATCTTTCGTGAAAGTGAAGAGCAGGTGATCCTCAAAGACGAATCACGCAGCGATTCGGCAGCATGGAGTGTGAATGAAAATTCAATTACCGAGTTATACCCTCGATGA
- the LOC113287829 gene encoding putative receptor-like protein kinase At4g00960 yields MYCMIIRTKNMGCFNLLLFFIYLFSLSSLLIIQNTAAQAQPVYVYHFCLGSNYTTNSAFQKNLNILLPSLSSPNNSRIRNGYYNSTAGRNPDTVYGSLQCRGDISSEDCQTCAETAAKDIITDERCPTSKQAIIWYEMCMIRYSNQYYFNLMQDSPRVYLLNVNNVTDPVKFNPILADLLNDLVKKAITNGSSNFATADTSFNDFQKVYGLVQCTTDILPRRCNECLVGAISELPNCCYGKQGGRVIRPSCNLRYELYPFAQSAPTPSPPPLSPFPSPPVLQPSSTNTSTTTPNAKGNSSILAISIVIPSVIAALATIAFWFFCFRRKRTKTQKLVNVDDEMQSTELQFNFSTISGATDNFSEANKLGEGGFGSVYKGTLSDGQEIAVKRLSKNSGQGAQEFKNEVTLVAKLQHRNLVRLLGFCIDGEEKLLVYEFMPNGSLDQFLFDPDKCAHLDWERRYKIIGGIARGLLYLHEESRLKIIHRDLKASNILLDTDMNPKIGDFGMARLFVVDQTQANTNRVVGTYGYMAPEYAMHGQFSVKSDVFSFGVLVIEILSGQKNNCFQESDVSQDLLSYAWRHWKNGSPVELLDSTLKDTCSRSEAMRCIHIGLLCVQENVADRPTMPTVLLMLNSHSVSLDLPSAPAFFAGSTRCIEPKSSPYLGQSEEQGIPQDKSPDESAAWSINETSISELYPR; encoded by the exons atgtattgtatgaTCATCAGAACAAAAAACATGGGTTGTTTTAATctacttcttttcttcatctactTGTTTTCTCTCTCAAGCTTACTGATCATACAAAACACAGCTGCACAAGCACAGCCAGTATATGTTTACCATTTCTGTTTGGGAAGTAATTATACGACTAACAGTGCGTTTCAAAAGAACCTTAATATTCTTTTACCTTCTCTCTCATCACCCAACAATTCAAGAATAAGAAATGGATACTATAACTCCACAGCCGGACGAAACCCGGATACGGTTTACGGCTCTTTACAATGTAGAGGTGATATTTCATCAGAGGATTGTCAAACTTGTGCTGAAACTGCAGCTAAAGATATCATTACAGATGAGAGATGCCCAACCTCTAAACAAGCAATTATATGGTATGAAATGTGCATGATAAGGTATTCAAATCAGTATTACTTCAATTTAATGCAAGATAGTCCGAGAGTTTATTTATTAAATGTTAACAACGTTACCGATCCGGTTAAGTTTAATCCAATTTTAGCGGATTTATTGAACGATTTGGTGAAAAAAGCTATTACAAATGGTTCTTCAAATTTTGCTACTGCGGATACAAGTTTTAATGATTTCCAAAAAGTATATGGGTTAGTACAGTGTACTACTGATATTTTACCGAGGAGATGTAATGAATGTCTTGTTGGAGCTATCTCTGAATTACCTAATTGCTGTTATGGGAAACAAGGTGGAAGGGTTATTAGACCAAGTTGTAATTTAAGATATGAATTATATCCTTTCGCTCAATCTGCACCTACTCCATCGCCGCCTCCACTGTCTCCTTTTCCTTCTCCTCCCGTTTTACAGCCATCATCGACGAATACGAGTACAACTACACCAAACG CAAAGGGAAATTCATCCATACTAGCTATTAGTATCGTCATTCCTTCTGTTATTGCAGCACTTGCCACCATTGCCTTTTGGTTCTTCTGTTTTCGAAGAAAGAGAACAAAGACACAGAAGCTCGTCA atgttgatgatgaGATGCAAAGTACAGAATTGCAATTTAACTTCAGCACTATAAGTGGCGCAACAGACAACTTCTCTGAAGCTAATAAACTTGGAGAAGGTGGATTTGGGTCTGTTTATAAG GGTACACTCTCTGACGGACAGGAAATAGCCGTGAAGAGGCTTTCGAAAAATTCAGGTCAAGGTGCACAAGAGTTCAAAAATGAAGTTACCTTAGTAGCTAAACTTCAGCACCGAAATCTTGTGAGACTTCTAGGCTTCTGTATAGATGGTGAAGAAAAATTACTCGTCTATGAATTCATGCCAAATGGAAGCCTTGACCAATTCCTATTCG ATCCAGATAAGTGTGCACATCTGGACTGGGAAAGACGATACAAGATAATAGGAGGGATAGCAAGAGGTCTTCTCTATCTTCATGAGGAGTCTCGACTAAAAATTATCCACCGAGATCTCAAAGCTAGCAATATTTTATTAGACACAGACATGAATCCTAAAATTGGAGATTTCGGCATGGCTAGGCTTTTTGTGGTTGACCAAACACAAGCTAATACAAATAGAGTTGTCGGAACTTA TGGCTACATGGCTCCTGAGTATGCAATGCATGGACAATTCTCTGTGAAATCAGACGTATTTAGTTTTGGTGTTTTAGTTATAGAGATTCTCAGTGGACAGAAAAACAATTGTTTTCAAGAGTCAGATGTTTCTCAGGACCTTCTAAGCTAT GCATGGAGACATTGGAAGAATGGATCTCCTGTAGAATTGTTAGATTCAACTTTAAAGGACACATGTTCTAGAAGTGAAGCGATGAGATGCATCCACATTGGGTTATTATGTGTTCAAGAAAATGTTGCAGATAGACCCACAATGCCAACGGTCCTCCTAATGCTCAATAGCCACTCTGTCAGTCTCGATTTACCTTCAGCACCTGCTTTTTTTGCTGGTAGTACAAGGTGCATAGAACCCAAATCGTCTCCATATCTAGGCCaaagtgaagaacaaggaatcccGCAGGACAAGTCACCTGATGAATCAGCAGCATGGAGCATCAATGAAACTTCAATAAGTGAACTTTATCCTAGATGA